A part of Tachysurus vachellii isolate PV-2020 chromosome 4, HZAU_Pvac_v1, whole genome shotgun sequence genomic DNA contains:
- the casp20 gene encoding caspase 20, apoptosis-related cysteine peptidase: MYDVNIRFFSALPTTDFREEIRMTHDQETKNYLLYCISKASCAPSGLSVDTADLLARCFSTRDDCAMERLLEKKVFLISTLSADPVFILQHVQQDKIITSREYNNLKHINHTHEKIVTNLLDTVMSKGDASCHKFMELLQQKEVQDTFPVLKEFFIPAPTAHNQDNKVKAGDEINEYKMSSVPRGLCLIINNITFVSPNQVRNGSILDEESLQKLFQWLGFSLHVYRNQTAEQMKVLLKTFSQKHHDGDCFVCCILSHGSKDGVLGTDRGIISKDDIFGPFSGNSCPSLVNKPKVFFIQACRGDQHQLPVEVQTDSYGDVEAKVEMEDKESLELDSFEMTTIPSDADFLVAWSSTNGYVSIREKASGSWFIQSLCEQLKTHCPKGEDVLSILLHVNNEVGDKTARIRHVAPTKQMPVHEVTLRKKLVFPVLNL, encoded by the exons ATGTATGACGTGAACATCCGTTTTTTCTCCGCTCTGCCAACAACTGATTTCCGGGAAGAAATCAGAATGACTCATGACCAAGAAACCAAGAATTATCTGTTATACTGTATCTCTAAAGCATCTTGTGCTCCTTCCGGTTTGTCTGTCGATACCGCAGATCTTTTAGCGCGCTGTTTCTCTACTCGCGACGACTGTG CCATGGAGCGTCTGCTTGAAAAGAAAGTCTTCCTTATCAGCACCTTGTCGGCTGACCCTGTCTTCATCTTGCAGCATGTCCAACAGGATAAAATCATCACCAGTCGTGAATACAACAATCTTAAGCACATTAATCATACACATGAGAAAATTGTCACTAACCTTCTGGACACTGTAATGAGCAAGGGTGATGCGTCGTGTCACAAATTTATGGAACTTTTGCAGCAAAAAGAGGTTCAGGACACTTTCCCTGTGCTGAAGGAATTTTTCATCCCTGCACCTACAGCACACAATCAGG aTAATAAAGTCAAAGCAGGTGATGag ATTAATGAATACAAAATGTCCAGCGTACCACGTGGTCTCTGTTTGATCATTAACAATATAACATTTGTTTCACCCAACCAAGTCCGTAACGGATCTATTTTGGATGAAG AGTCTCTCCAAAAGTTGTTCCAGTGGCTGGGTTTCAGTCTTCATGTGTATAGAAATCAAACCGCAGAACAGATGAAGGTTCTGTTGAAGACCTTCAGCCAGAAACACCACGATGGAGATTGTTTTGTCTGCTGCATCCTGAGCCATGGCTCCAAAGACGGGGTGCTTGGCACAGATAGAGGCATTATTTCCAAAGATGACATCTTTGGCCCATTTAGTGGAAATTCGTGTCCAAGTCTAGTCAATAAACCCAAAGTATTTTTCATCCAGGCTTGCCGAGGAGACCAGCACCAACTGCCTGTTGAAGTGCAGACTGATAGCTACGGGGACGTGGAAGCAAAAGTGGAAATGGAAGACAAAGAATCATTAGAATTGGATAGTTTTGAAATGACCACCATACCATCTGATGCAGATTTCCTTGTGGCGTGGTCAAGCACTAATGGATACGTCTCGATCAGGGAGAAAGCTTCAGGTTCTTGGTTCATTCAGTCCTTGTGTGAGCAACTAAAAACACACTGCCCAAA GGGTGAGGATGTCCTGTCTATCCTGCTGCATGTCAATAATGAAGTCGGTGACAAAACTGCTAGAATTCGTCACGTGGCTCCCACTAAACAGATGCCTGTTCATGAAGTGACCTTGAGGAAGAAGCTGGTGTTCCCTGTCCTAAATTTATAA